One segment of Streptosporangium brasiliense DNA contains the following:
- a CDS encoding alpha/beta hydrolase, protein MSFVWPQDPRDLFVERYPQMVAFGLPTHDVDAVRAAITAMWPDAPGGWVYEWSRLAGRYAAAGQHDLAALAYGYAKFPTLANEPKRTALARQVEEYQLAAADFPVDFERHVLTLRHQGSRTQVPVHVLAAPGLPADAPVTLASGGVDGWKMDLHSMLVGIALQTRTRIIAFDLPGTGETSHVPMTHDGGTEIIEGLIAEARKTGNGQVAHFGLSMGGYYSARTGLTGVVDAAINLGGPVEAAFASGRSLAFGMEGIVGNALGFDELPSPEELSAGFSKFNLRHLLDQDTNGPMLVINGADDVHVPQHDTLVFQGRRDTRVELIPGTGHCAVTKLPEVMPIVVDWLRQTLDI, encoded by the coding sequence ATGTCCTTCGTATGGCCTCAGGACCCGCGCGACCTGTTTGTCGAGCGCTACCCGCAGATGGTCGCCTTCGGCCTTCCCACCCACGATGTCGACGCCGTCCGCGCCGCAATCACCGCCATGTGGCCCGACGCCCCGGGCGGCTGGGTATACGAATGGTCGCGGCTCGCCGGCCGCTACGCCGCCGCCGGACAGCACGACTTGGCGGCGCTGGCCTACGGCTACGCCAAGTTCCCCACCCTGGCCAACGAGCCCAAGCGCACGGCCCTGGCCCGTCAGGTCGAGGAATACCAGCTCGCCGCCGCCGACTTTCCCGTCGACTTCGAACGGCACGTCCTCACCCTCCGCCACCAGGGCAGCCGGACCCAGGTCCCGGTGCACGTCCTGGCCGCGCCCGGCCTGCCCGCCGACGCTCCCGTCACCCTCGCAAGCGGCGGCGTGGACGGCTGGAAGATGGACCTGCACTCCATGCTGGTCGGCATCGCCCTGCAGACCCGCACCCGCATCATCGCCTTCGACCTGCCCGGCACCGGAGAGACCAGCCACGTCCCGATGACCCACGACGGCGGCACCGAAATCATCGAAGGCCTCATCGCCGAGGCCCGCAAGACGGGCAATGGGCAGGTGGCGCACTTCGGCCTGTCCATGGGCGGCTACTACTCCGCCCGCACCGGCCTCACCGGCGTCGTGGACGCCGCCATCAACCTCGGCGGCCCCGTCGAAGCCGCCTTCGCCTCCGGACGCTCCCTCGCCTTCGGCATGGAAGGCATCGTCGGCAATGCCCTCGGCTTCGACGAACTCCCCAGCCCCGAAGAGCTGTCGGCGGGATTCTCGAAGTTCAACCTGCGCCACCTGCTCGACCAGGACACCAACGGCCCCATGCTCGTGATCAACGGGGCCGACGACGTCCACGTGCCCCAGCACGACACCCTGGTCTTCCAGGGCCGCCGCGACACTCGCGTCGAGCTCATCCCTGGCACCGGCCACTGCGCCGTCACCAAGCTGCCCGAGGTCATGCCGATCGTCGTCGACTGGCTCAGGCAGACCCTCGACATCTGA
- a CDS encoding saccharopine dehydrogenase family protein translates to MRILALGGPGAMGAAAVRVAAGLPGVTEIVVADRCLEAAQSLVRRLAGTGASMRPLRVDVTDAGELRAALEQADVVLNTVGPYYRFGMTVLRAAIAAGTHYLDICDDWEPTQQMLGLDEQARTAGVCAVVGMGASPGVSNLLALRAVTTLDGPVQDLYTAWPVDVSSSETVGRDDEQLLGPDGRPTAAAVHWMEQISGKVAVVDGGRLVHRRPLQPVTLTVAPGRSGTAYIVGHPEPVTFHRSFRPAGRSANLMVITPAVLAYLDLLRQGIDSGKLSNETAAADLARPSVGRGLRATVAALGRKGPGTLPPFFATATGTRHGAPLTVTARLADTPGVAALTGDMAEATGVPLALGLAQLLDGPPVRPGVHPPESVIDAERFFHDLVRQVPRLRADGAPDGVVVDVTPTDVEVVRT, encoded by the coding sequence GTGAGAATCCTGGCGCTCGGCGGGCCCGGAGCGATGGGAGCGGCCGCGGTGCGGGTGGCCGCCGGACTTCCCGGGGTGACCGAGATCGTGGTGGCGGACCGGTGCCTTGAGGCGGCGCAGAGCCTGGTGCGCCGCCTCGCCGGCACCGGCGCGTCGATGCGGCCGCTGCGGGTGGACGTGACCGATGCCGGCGAGCTACGGGCCGCTCTCGAGCAGGCGGACGTCGTGCTCAACACGGTCGGCCCGTACTACCGGTTCGGCATGACCGTGCTGCGCGCCGCCATCGCGGCCGGCACCCACTACCTGGACATCTGCGACGACTGGGAGCCGACCCAGCAGATGCTCGGCCTGGACGAGCAGGCCCGGACCGCCGGAGTCTGCGCGGTGGTAGGCATGGGCGCCAGCCCGGGGGTCAGCAACCTGCTGGCCCTGCGCGCGGTCACCACGCTGGACGGGCCGGTCCAGGACCTGTACACCGCCTGGCCCGTGGACGTCTCCAGTTCCGAGACGGTCGGGCGGGACGACGAGCAGTTGCTCGGCCCCGATGGGCGTCCCACCGCCGCCGCCGTGCATTGGATGGAGCAGATCAGCGGCAAGGTCGCCGTGGTCGACGGCGGACGGCTCGTGCACCGGCGACCGTTGCAGCCGGTCACCCTGACCGTCGCCCCCGGCCGTTCCGGTACGGCTTACATCGTGGGGCATCCTGAGCCGGTCACCTTCCACCGCAGTTTCCGCCCTGCCGGCAGGTCCGCCAACCTCATGGTCATCACCCCGGCGGTCCTCGCCTACCTGGACCTGCTGCGCCAGGGCATCGACTCCGGCAAGCTCAGCAACGAGACCGCCGCTGCCGATCTGGCCAGGCCATCGGTCGGGCGCGGCCTACGCGCCACTGTGGCGGCGCTGGGTCGTAAGGGCCCCGGAACGCTGCCTCCGTTCTTCGCCACCGCTACGGGAACGCGGCACGGCGCCCCGCTTACCGTCACCGCCCGTCTCGCGGACACCCCCGGCGTCGCCGCGTTGACCGGCGACATGGCCGAGGCGACCGGGGTCCCGCTGGCCCTGGGGCTGGCGCAGCTTCTTGATGGCCCCCCTGTCCGGCCCGGCGTTCACCCACCTGAGTCGGTCATCGACGCCGAGCGGTTCTTCCACGACCTGGTACGCCAGGTGCCCCGGCTGCGCGCTGACGGCGCCCCCGACGGCGTGGTGGTGGACGTGACCCCGACCGACGTCGAGGTCGTCCGAACATGA
- a CDS encoding alpha/beta fold hydrolase has protein sequence MTGSHRREPVEAQGPLERHDVTTPPATFAMFAEVDGCRVRYRVAGTGPPVILLHGLGRSLEDWEPLRAALPGYRLLAIDLAGFGHSHPLPNPRLDSLARHVMRTLDALGVTSAVHVVGNSLGGAVGMRLAADDPGRVASLALADSAGFGRRVTWALRVLDLPLLWRLLLRPDERTARSTELSLFYDPAFATPERVALAHELSQRPEAARTLRSVAAGLGSLRGVHLGWRRDLIAAVARLGIPTLITWGTHDRILPATHLVNAATALPWARIHLFSRTGHMPQIERAEEFAALLARFWDDLEIGQPPDTAPASPAP, from the coding sequence ATGACGGGATCTCATCGTCGCGAGCCGGTGGAGGCGCAGGGGCCTCTCGAACGGCACGACGTCACCACTCCTCCCGCCACGTTCGCCATGTTCGCCGAGGTCGACGGATGCCGTGTCCGTTACCGCGTCGCGGGAACCGGTCCGCCGGTGATCCTGCTGCACGGCTTGGGCCGCAGCCTGGAGGACTGGGAGCCACTACGCGCGGCCCTGCCCGGGTATCGCCTGCTGGCGATCGACCTCGCCGGGTTCGGGCACTCCCATCCCCTGCCCAACCCTCGGCTCGACTCCCTGGCCCGGCATGTGATGAGAACGCTAGACGCCTTGGGCGTCACCTCCGCCGTGCACGTGGTGGGCAACTCGCTGGGCGGTGCCGTCGGGATGCGGCTCGCCGCCGACGACCCCGGCCGGGTTGCCTCGCTGGCCCTGGCCGACAGCGCCGGATTCGGCCGCCGGGTCACGTGGGCACTGCGCGTCCTCGACCTGCCGTTGCTGTGGCGGCTGCTGCTACGCCCCGACGAGCGCACCGCACGGTCGACCGAGCTTTCGCTGTTCTACGACCCGGCCTTCGCCACGCCCGAACGGGTCGCCCTTGCGCACGAACTCTCCCAGCGACCAGAGGCGGCCCGAACCCTGCGGAGCGTGGCCGCCGGCCTGGGCTCACTTCGGGGCGTCCACCTCGGGTGGCGCCGGGACCTGATCGCGGCGGTGGCACGGCTCGGCATCCCCACGCTCATCACCTGGGGAACCCACGACCGGATCCTGCCCGCCACCCACCTCGTCAACGCGGCGACCGCTTTGCCCTGGGCCCGTATCCACCTGTTCTCCCGAACCGGTCACATGCCGCAGATCGAGCGGGCCGAGGAGTTCGCCGCCCTGCTCGCCCGCTTCTGGGACGACCTGGAGATCGGGCAGCCTCCCGACACCGCCCCCGCCTCCCCAGCTCCCTAG
- a CDS encoding alpha/beta hydrolase family protein: protein MVRKRQLGRGGWRAGLVAVAVLGLVVAGLSGVVVWQNSYAMNEQRMTIRQDGHDLRAVLTTPRDGARRHPLVVMVHGDGPIDATHEDGYRPIWEAFARAGYASLSWDKPGVAGAPGNWLHQSMDDRAHEVAAAIVWARSRPDIDAEHIGLWGASQAGWVMPKVAKRTPVAFVMATSTAVNWLQQGRYNLLAELRQEHASAAEIEGRIARSDRTRELLRRGASFEGYVRTMGGGDGMTADRWGFVGRNYTADATDDLLALRGVPVVLFLGGHDINVDSADTETVYRKQLEAGGALTVRRYPDADHSMVDDELARSGFRLTLTAIFAPRSVFVSHYLDDQEDFLRDLRSWS from the coding sequence ATGGTACGCAAGAGACAGCTCGGCCGTGGCGGGTGGCGGGCCGGTCTCGTCGCCGTCGCCGTGCTGGGGCTGGTCGTGGCCGGTCTGAGTGGAGTGGTGGTGTGGCAGAACTCCTACGCCATGAACGAGCAGCGGATGACGATCCGCCAGGACGGACACGATCTGCGCGCGGTGCTGACCACACCGCGGGACGGCGCGCGGCGCCATCCCCTGGTGGTGATGGTCCACGGTGACGGGCCGATCGACGCGACCCATGAGGACGGCTACCGGCCGATCTGGGAGGCGTTCGCTCGCGCCGGGTACGCGAGCCTGTCCTGGGACAAGCCGGGAGTGGCGGGCGCGCCCGGTAACTGGCTGCACCAGTCCATGGACGACCGCGCGCACGAGGTCGCCGCTGCCATAGTTTGGGCTCGGTCCCGGCCGGACATCGACGCCGAGCACATCGGACTGTGGGGCGCCAGCCAGGCCGGGTGGGTCATGCCCAAGGTTGCCAAGCGCACCCCCGTGGCCTTCGTGATGGCCACCAGCACCGCCGTGAACTGGCTCCAGCAGGGCCGATACAACCTGTTGGCCGAGCTGCGGCAGGAGCATGCCTCGGCGGCCGAGATCGAGGGGAGGATCGCCAGGAGTGATCGGACGCGGGAGCTGCTGCGCCGCGGGGCGAGCTTCGAGGGATACGTGCGCACCATGGGGGGCGGCGACGGCATGACCGCCGACCGCTGGGGGTTCGTCGGCCGCAACTACACCGCCGACGCAACCGATGATCTGCTCGCGCTGCGCGGAGTGCCGGTCGTGCTCTTCTTGGGAGGGCACGACATCAACGTGGACTCGGCCGACACTGAGACCGTGTACCGCAAGCAGTTGGAGGCCGGCGGCGCGCTCACGGTCCGCCGGTATCCGGACGCCGACCACTCCATGGTCGACGACGAGCTCGCCCGCTCCGGCTTCAGGCTCACGCTGACCGCAATCTTCGCGCCCCGGTCGGTGTTCGTCTCCCACTACCTGGACGATCAGGAGGACTTTCTGCGCGATCTCCGGTCCTGGAGCTGA
- a CDS encoding PaaX family transcriptional regulator C-terminal domain-containing protein yields MIAAPQMPEPDIQVPTRMLVEALVRADLTVDTGELYTTGNLLGMTDQQVRLCIKRLVAEGRFNHEGRGRKALLRATSTTEQTLGLDVEFVAHAFRQDAGLAPWDGTWHLVAFAVPETARTARDTLRAALTRLGGAPIQGGLYLSANPWEPYVKDHARHLDVLDHLTFATTRDLRQGDRDDPAALARALWPLTEIAERYDRLTAVALPRLKRLRDHADLSEPERLTIAVELAAEFTRAMEPDPLLPPQLLPQPWPGGQARALIAECWSLLNENAGPDSESTRLFRLYGDMARRAAARR; encoded by the coding sequence ATGATCGCCGCACCCCAGATGCCGGAACCGGACATCCAGGTCCCCACCCGGATGCTCGTCGAAGCGCTCGTCCGCGCCGACCTCACGGTCGACACCGGCGAGCTCTACACCACCGGCAACCTGCTGGGCATGACCGACCAGCAGGTGCGCCTGTGCATTAAGCGACTGGTCGCCGAAGGACGCTTCAACCACGAAGGCAGAGGACGCAAAGCACTACTACGAGCCACCAGTACCACCGAGCAGACCCTGGGCCTCGATGTCGAATTCGTCGCCCACGCCTTCCGCCAAGACGCGGGACTCGCCCCTTGGGACGGTACGTGGCACCTGGTCGCCTTCGCCGTCCCCGAGACCGCCCGCACCGCACGCGACACCCTGCGCGCCGCGCTCACCCGCCTGGGCGGAGCTCCCATCCAGGGCGGCCTGTACCTCAGTGCCAACCCGTGGGAACCCTACGTCAAGGACCACGCACGCCACCTGGACGTCCTCGACCACCTCACCTTCGCGACCACCCGGGACCTGCGCCAAGGCGACCGGGACGACCCCGCCGCACTCGCCCGCGCCCTGTGGCCACTGACCGAGATCGCCGAGCGCTATGACCGGCTCACCGCCGTCGCCCTACCGCGCCTGAAGCGTCTTCGCGACCACGCCGACCTCTCCGAACCGGAGCGACTGACCATCGCGGTAGAACTGGCCGCCGAATTCACCCGCGCCATGGAGCCCGACCCCCTCCTGCCCCCCCAACTGCTCCCGCAGCCCTGGCCGGGCGGTCAAGCGCGCGCACTGATCGCAGAGTGCTGGTCACTCTTGAACGAGAACGCCGGCCCGGACAGCGAGAGCACCCGCCTCTTCCGCCTCTACGGCGACATGGCCCGCAGAGCGGCCGCTCGCAGGTGA
- a CDS encoding saccharopine dehydrogenase family protein, producing the protein MRVLALGGPGAMGRVAVRVAAGLPGVQEIVVADRDVDAARRLVRDLAGSRVRMCARKVDVADEAELDAALKEADIVFNSVGPYYRFGPGVLRAAIRTRTHYIDICDDWEPTLQMLDLDADARVAGVCAVIGMGASPGISNLLAARAVARFDIVTDLYTAWPVDVPGSGAEETDLRGSDGRPVAAAVHWMQQISGTVAVVSNGEVVQRPPLRPVTLALPGGRKGTAYTVGHPEPVTLQRSYRPVGDSANLMVVTPGTVAYLDVLRSDIDGGRLTNETAAADLAKPTMRRAMRAAARAVKFKTPGSLPPFFAVARGIKDGRPTTVLAHLTGTAALMKGMAEATGIPAALGLAQLLDGTVGRPGVHPPETAIDPDRFFADLAERAKPIAVVVEEGP; encoded by the coding sequence ATGAGAGTCCTTGCCCTCGGCGGCCCGGGCGCGATGGGCCGGGTCGCGGTGCGCGTGGCCGCTGGGCTGCCGGGCGTCCAGGAGATCGTGGTCGCCGACCGCGACGTGGACGCGGCGCGGCGACTCGTCCGCGACCTGGCCGGTTCACGGGTGCGGATGTGCGCCCGAAAGGTCGACGTCGCCGACGAGGCCGAACTGGACGCGGCGCTCAAGGAGGCCGACATCGTCTTCAACAGCGTCGGTCCGTACTATCGGTTCGGCCCGGGGGTGCTGCGGGCGGCGATCCGCACTCGTACGCACTACATCGACATCTGCGACGACTGGGAACCCACCCTGCAGATGCTCGATCTCGACGCCGACGCCCGAGTGGCAGGGGTATGCGCCGTGATCGGCATGGGCGCGAGCCCCGGCATCAGCAACCTGCTCGCGGCCAGGGCGGTGGCCCGGTTCGACATCGTGACCGACCTCTACACCGCCTGGCCCGTCGATGTGCCGGGCTCCGGCGCCGAAGAGACCGACCTACGCGGCTCGGACGGCCGGCCGGTCGCGGCCGCCGTGCACTGGATGCAGCAGATCAGCGGTACGGTCGCCGTGGTGAGCAACGGTGAGGTCGTGCAGCGGCCGCCGCTGCGGCCGGTCACGCTCGCCCTACCTGGTGGCCGCAAGGGCACCGCATACACCGTCGGCCATCCTGAGCCGGTGACTTTGCAACGCAGCTATCGACCGGTCGGAGACTCGGCCAATCTCATGGTCGTCACGCCTGGGACCGTGGCCTATCTGGACGTACTGCGCAGTGACATCGACGGTGGCAGGCTCACCAACGAGACGGCAGCCGCCGACCTGGCCAAGCCCACGATGCGACGCGCCATGAGGGCCGCCGCGCGCGCCGTAAAGTTCAAGACCCCCGGCTCGCTGCCGCCGTTCTTCGCCGTCGCCAGAGGAATCAAGGATGGTCGGCCGACCACGGTCCTGGCCCACCTGACCGGCACGGCCGCGCTGATGAAGGGCATGGCCGAGGCCACCGGGATCCCGGCGGCCCTGGGGCTCGCCCAGTTGCTCGATGGCACCGTCGGCCGGCCCGGAGTCCACCCGCCGGAAACCGCCATTGATCCCGACCGTTTCTTCGCCGACTTGGCGGAACGGGCCAAGCCCATCGCGGTCGTAGTTGAGGAAGGGCCGTGA
- a CDS encoding GNAT family N-acetyltransferase, translated as MRCENYVVDDDADRIDVDIVHSFLSKQAPWAANIPRETVVRSLRTSLCLGAYTTGGAQVGFVRVVTDNATFAWICDVFVLPEHRGCGLGDRLVRAAIEHPRVAGVRRVLLATTDAHGLYSRWGFSPVPDHQFMEICRAPRQLWPESTEVTSIRANGH; from the coding sequence ATGAGATGCGAGAACTACGTCGTCGACGACGACGCCGACCGGATCGACGTCGACATTGTTCATTCTTTCCTCAGCAAGCAAGCGCCGTGGGCGGCAAACATCCCCCGCGAAACCGTCGTTCGCTCACTGCGCACTTCGCTGTGCTTGGGCGCCTACACGACCGGCGGCGCACAGGTCGGCTTCGTCCGCGTGGTGACGGACAACGCCACCTTCGCCTGGATCTGCGACGTGTTCGTCCTGCCCGAACATCGGGGCTGCGGGCTGGGCGACAGGCTGGTCCGAGCCGCGATCGAGCACCCCCGGGTCGCCGGGGTGCGCCGCGTCCTGCTCGCCACGACCGATGCTCACGGGCTTTACAGTCGCTGGGGGTTCTCGCCGGTGCCCGACCACCAGTTCATGGAGATCTGCCGCGCCCCTCGGCAACTGTGGCCCGAGAGCACTGAGGTGACATCCATCCGCGCCAATGGCCACTGA
- a CDS encoding RNaseH domain-containing protein, with the protein MFDRNHPGDTRPRYGRFSGLVEVGHRAFWGINPRSDQNQTPLALTKFDPAATASRTWTCSNPASLEIVAAFLQDGDNPADWAMYVHAQRRFHAHTTIATTWPAIVHLAELMEEYIL; encoded by the coding sequence CTGTTCGACAGGAACCACCCAGGCGATACTCGACCACGCTACGGACGGTTTTCTGGCCTTGTCGAGGTCGGGCACCGCGCGTTCTGGGGCATCAACCCACGCTCCGACCAGAACCAGACTCCTCTCGCCCTCACCAAGTTCGACCCGGCCGCAACAGCCAGCCGAACCTGGACCTGCTCCAATCCAGCCTCCTTGGAGATCGTCGCCGCCTTCCTCCAAGACGGCGACAACCCAGCCGACTGGGCCATGTACGTCCATGCACAGCGGCGTTTCCATGCCCACACAACGATCGCCACCACGTGGCCCGCCATCGTCCACCTTGCCGAGCTGATGGAGGAATACATCCTGTGA
- a CDS encoding DoxX family membrane protein yields the protein MATTAGRRISPLPAQDTALLSDGTHRARYAWAAARIALGWVFLWAFLDKTFGWGFATPAQKAWVSGGSPTTGFLKGTSENALGGFFSGLTGQAWVDWLFMLGLLGVGAALILGAGMRLAATAGTLMLVLMWAAELPLTTNPFLDEHLIYSIVLIGLARANAGDTWGIGAWWSRTPLVRAYPVLK from the coding sequence ATGGCCACCACCGCAGGACGCCGCATCTCCCCCCTCCCCGCTCAGGACACCGCTCTGCTCTCGGACGGAACGCATCGGGCCCGCTACGCTTGGGCCGCCGCGCGCATCGCCCTGGGCTGGGTCTTCCTGTGGGCCTTCTTGGACAAGACCTTCGGCTGGGGCTTCGCCACCCCGGCGCAGAAGGCCTGGGTCTCCGGCGGCAGCCCCACCACGGGCTTCCTCAAGGGCACCAGCGAGAACGCCCTGGGCGGCTTCTTCTCCGGCCTGACCGGTCAGGCTTGGGTCGACTGGCTGTTCATGCTCGGCCTGCTCGGTGTCGGCGCCGCCCTGATCCTGGGCGCCGGCATGCGCCTGGCCGCCACCGCGGGCACCCTGATGCTGGTCCTCATGTGGGCCGCTGAACTGCCCCTGACCACCAACCCGTTCCTGGACGAGCACCTGATCTACTCGATCGTCCTGATCGGCTTGGCTCGGGCGAACGCCGGCGACACCTGGGGGATCGGCGCCTGGTGGAGCCGCACCCCGCTGGTCCGTGCCTACCCGGTGCTCAAGTAG
- a CDS encoding DUF4240 domain-containing protein — protein sequence MDVEEFWALIDEACAEVDALELDFDDRRDAIERACEERLVSRTPAEIVQFSLRQWQLRDHAYRYELWAAAFLIEGWWSDDGFMDFREGLISLGRHWYERALADPDSLADHPGVQDGGDVLIGNEDFNQVAHRAYQRLTGEPDGLNEALEASPEAGPLSAMTEPAGVRWDVADGDEMRRRLPRLAGIFLD from the coding sequence ATGGATGTCGAGGAGTTCTGGGCCCTGATAGACGAGGCGTGCGCCGAGGTTGACGCGCTGGAACTGGACTTCGACGATCGGCGCGACGCGATCGAGCGCGCGTGCGAGGAGCGGCTTGTGAGCCGCACGCCTGCCGAGATCGTCCAGTTTTCCCTGCGCCAGTGGCAGCTGCGCGACCATGCTTACCGGTACGAACTGTGGGCGGCGGCGTTCCTCATCGAAGGCTGGTGGTCCGACGACGGGTTTATGGACTTCCGCGAGGGCCTCATCTCGCTCGGCCGGCACTGGTACGAGCGCGCGCTCGCCGATCCGGACTCTCTCGCTGACCATCCGGGGGTGCAGGACGGCGGGGACGTGCTCATCGGGAACGAGGACTTCAACCAGGTGGCCCACCGGGCCTACCAACGTCTCACCGGTGAACCGGACGGGCTCAACGAGGCGCTGGAGGCTTCCCCGGAAGCCGGCCCGCTCAGCGCCATGACCGAGCCGGCCGGAGTTCGGTGGGACGTCGCCGACGGCGATGAGATGCGTCGCCGCCTGCCACGCCTCGCCGGAATCTTTCTGGACTGA